A section of the Candidatus Sysuiplasma acidicola genome encodes:
- a CDS encoding succinate dehydrogenase/fumarate reductase flavoprotein subunit, whose translation MEILEYDVIILGSGLGGLTTAIHASLKSKKKLRIAIVTKLHAMRSHSVSAEGGISGVLYPETNKDSKELHAYDTVKGSDYLADQDAVELLVENAPNEIRFYDHIGVAWNRNDAGQIQQRPFGGMSIPRTAFAADKTGFFMMRALYDEVTGFENIEVFHEHFATKIFLDGQRFTGLFAIDLSTGAMKLFKGSACVIATGGFSRIYGFTTTSHSSTGDGIALAYRAGLPLKDMEFVQFHPTGLVPSGILITEAARGEGGYLRNNKNERFMEKYAKSKMELAPRDIVSRAIVTEIGQGNGFTHEETGMKYVHLDLTHLDGRLLDERLPMIKELSIKMLNIDPHKEPLPIRPAAHFTMGGIHTNIKGEVMAGATGKPAGGIWAVGECGCVSVHGSNRLGSNSLSQCSVWGRFAGEAVPGYVNSIGGRADGAEIVRQGEAEEKRVNALLEGGGSVNPYELQTKLQNTMDELVYVYRRSDELQKASAAIKEIRKQYADIHVTDRGTAYNTNLRDALQVENLIDLAEVVVEGALRRKESRGAHAMIEYPKRDDANWLKHTIASRGKKGVKIEYIPVTLTRWEPQERVY comes from the coding sequence ATGGAAATTCTGGAGTATGATGTGATAATTCTCGGTTCCGGCCTCGGAGGGCTAACTACCGCGATTCATGCCAGCCTGAAGAGCAAGAAAAAGCTGAGGATTGCTATTGTTACCAAGCTGCATGCAATGAGGAGCCATTCCGTGTCCGCCGAGGGAGGCATTTCCGGCGTCCTCTATCCGGAAACTAACAAGGATTCCAAGGAACTCCATGCATATGACACCGTCAAGGGTTCAGACTACCTCGCCGATCAGGACGCCGTTGAATTGCTCGTGGAGAATGCGCCAAACGAAATAAGGTTCTACGACCACATAGGCGTTGCGTGGAATCGCAACGATGCAGGACAGATACAGCAGCGTCCTTTCGGTGGCATGAGCATTCCGAGAACTGCATTTGCCGCCGATAAAACAGGGTTCTTCATGATGAGGGCACTCTATGATGAAGTGACGGGTTTCGAAAATATCGAAGTCTTTCACGAACACTTCGCGACAAAGATCTTCCTTGACGGGCAGAGGTTTACCGGTCTGTTCGCAATTGACCTTTCGACGGGCGCCATGAAGCTTTTCAAAGGCAGTGCCTGTGTTATTGCCACCGGCGGTTTTTCCAGAATATACGGGTTCACCACAACATCCCATTCCAGTACCGGTGACGGGATAGCACTGGCATATCGTGCCGGGCTTCCGCTGAAGGACATGGAATTTGTTCAATTTCATCCGACGGGACTCGTCCCGAGCGGCATACTGATTACTGAGGCTGCCAGGGGAGAGGGTGGATATCTCAGGAACAACAAGAATGAGCGGTTCATGGAGAAGTATGCGAAGAGCAAGATGGAACTTGCTCCGAGGGACATAGTCTCAAGGGCAATAGTCACTGAGATCGGACAGGGTAACGGCTTCACGCATGAAGAAACGGGAATGAAATATGTTCACCTTGATCTCACTCATCTTGACGGAAGACTTCTCGATGAGCGCCTCCCTATGATAAAGGAGCTGTCAATCAAGATGCTGAACATAGATCCGCACAAGGAGCCCCTGCCGATAAGACCGGCAGCACACTTCACCATGGGCGGCATACACACGAACATAAAAGGCGAAGTTATGGCTGGAGCAACTGGCAAGCCTGCAGGCGGCATTTGGGCCGTGGGAGAGTGCGGCTGTGTGAGCGTGCACGGATCCAACAGGCTGGGAAGCAATTCGCTCAGTCAGTGCTCCGTATGGGGAAGATTTGCTGGAGAAGCTGTGCCGGGTTATGTAAACAGCATCGGAGGAAGAGCGGACGGTGCTGAAATCGTGCGCCAGGGAGAGGCGGAGGAGAAGAGGGTCAATGCGCTGCTCGAAGGCGGAGGATCCGTTAATCCGTACGAACTGCAGACGAAGCTGCAGAACACAATGGACGAACTCGTCTATGTGTACAGAAGGAGCGATGAACTGCAGAAAGCATCAGCCGCTATTAAGGAGATAAGAAAACAGTATGCAGACATACACGTTACAGACAGGGGAACGGCATACAACACAAACCTGAGGGATGCGCTGCAGGTCGAGAATCTGATAGACCTTGCCGAAGTTGTAGTTGAGGGTGCATTGAGAAGGAAGGAAAGCAGGGGTGCCCATGCAATGATAGAGTATCCGAAACGGGATGATGCCAACTGGCTGAAGCACACGATTGCATCCAGGGGTAAAAAGGGAGTCAAGATTGAATACATTCCTGTTACGCTCACGAGGTGGGAGCCGCAGGAGAGGGTGTACTGA
- a CDS encoding succinate dehydrogenase/fumarate reductase iron-sulfur subunit, translating to MGFRDVFLENEKPAHFIELKEGASETHVQEAAAGGEGQKSVEIVVKRFNPSTGSLDSHTFRTRVHHFSTVLDALIDIKQEQDNTLSMRYSCRMGICGSCAMVVNGKPVLACETNILQNLKEDRIEVSPMLGHPLLRDLVTDFDDFFARHKRIKPHIVRKDEEEKYLADKEYPQSKEELSKYLPFSYCIMCGLCVDACPVVNINPRFIGPQALSQVQRYYSDSRDELGAARLDMVDKLEDVWDCEFAGACSVACPKGVDPAFAIQLLKSEIVRRDLTGK from the coding sequence ATGGGATTCAGGGACGTGTTTCTTGAGAACGAAAAGCCTGCCCACTTCATTGAGCTTAAGGAAGGAGCGTCGGAGACCCATGTGCAGGAAGCGGCAGCCGGCGGCGAAGGACAGAAGTCTGTTGAGATTGTCGTGAAGCGATTCAACCCGTCTACCGGTTCACTCGACAGTCATACCTTCAGGACGAGGGTACATCACTTCTCAACGGTGCTCGACGCGCTGATTGATATCAAACAGGAGCAGGACAATACACTGTCAATGCGGTACAGCTGCAGAATGGGCATCTGCGGATCGTGTGCCATGGTCGTCAACGGAAAACCTGTGCTGGCATGCGAGACAAACATACTGCAGAACCTGAAGGAAGACAGGATTGAAGTGTCGCCGATGCTGGGACATCCGCTTCTCAGGGATCTGGTGACCGACTTTGACGATTTCTTCGCACGGCATAAGCGCATTAAGCCGCACATAGTCAGAAAAGATGAGGAGGAAAAGTATCTCGCCGACAAGGAATATCCTCAGTCGAAGGAGGAACTCAGCAAGTACCTGCCTTTCTCCTACTGCATCATGTGCGGCCTGTGTGTAGATGCCTGTCCGGTTGTCAACATCAATCCGCGCTTTATCGGCCCGCAGGCGCTGTCGCAGGTTCAGAGATACTATTCCGATTCCAGGGATGAGCTTGGCGCCGCGAGGCTGGACATGGTGGACAAGCTGGAGGACGTCTGGGACTGCGAGTTTGCAGGTGCGTGCTCGGTTGCCTGCCCGAAAGGGGTGGATCCTGCATTTGCAATACAGCTTCTGAAGTCTGAAATTGTCCGGAGAGATCTTACAGGAAAGTAG
- the argH gene encoding argininosuccinate lyase: protein MSEKKLWSGRFSDSLNPDALDFSSSPEDFKLFKHDIVGSIAHAGGLRRARLLTPQEFAEIKTGLAAIYRENASDPGLFLKGEEDVHMAVESRLTAMLPVAGQKLHTARSRNDQIALDLRLYVREQTSETARMVAALQKTLLNVARAHRRTAMPSYTHLQRAQPVFLSHHMLAHFWRFERDFDRLRGNGRRMDVSPLGAGAIAGTSHPIDTRYTAELLGFSRPFSNSMDATSDRDFVIDACFANAMLGLHLSSIAEEMVLWSSAEFSYIELPDSLSTGSSIMPHKKNPDMAEHIRGKSSSLFSALFEVMSILKSLPVGYASDMQHTKRPLFRSFDTLSSMLSMVSALLTGVRFNSEALRLSASDDFSFSVEAVDMLVRAGMPFREAHETVGRAVKASLDSGRSFRETLSEQGTILPAGASEAIEMRSSRGGSSSARITEQLRDAAEALAAEQAWVRRETGRLSSIERRLLR from the coding sequence ATGTCAGAAAAGAAACTCTGGAGCGGAAGGTTCAGCGATAGTCTCAATCCTGACGCACTGGATTTTTCATCCTCTCCCGAGGATTTCAAGCTGTTCAAGCACGACATCGTTGGCAGCATCGCTCATGCTGGCGGGCTCAGGCGCGCTCGCCTGCTCACGCCTCAGGAGTTCGCCGAAATAAAGACCGGCCTTGCGGCGATATACCGGGAGAACGCTTCCGACCCCGGTCTTTTCCTGAAGGGTGAGGAGGATGTTCACATGGCCGTCGAAAGCCGCCTGACAGCCATGCTACCCGTCGCCGGACAGAAGTTGCACACAGCGAGGAGCAGAAACGACCAGATTGCACTGGACCTGCGTCTTTATGTCAGGGAGCAGACATCTGAGACGGCACGCATGGTAGCCGCGCTGCAGAAGACGCTGCTGAATGTTGCAAGGGCGCACCGCAGGACGGCGATGCCGTCGTACACACACCTGCAGAGGGCACAGCCTGTCTTCCTGTCCCATCACATGCTCGCACATTTCTGGCGTTTTGAGCGTGATTTCGACAGGCTCAGGGGGAACGGCCGCAGGATGGATGTGTCCCCCCTCGGCGCCGGAGCCATCGCAGGCACAAGCCATCCGATTGACACTCGCTACACGGCGGAACTGCTCGGTTTCAGCAGGCCCTTTTCAAATTCAATGGATGCCACATCCGACAGGGATTTCGTTATCGATGCATGCTTCGCGAACGCCATGCTTGGACTTCATCTCAGCTCGATTGCAGAGGAAATGGTGTTGTGGAGCAGTGCGGAATTCTCCTACATCGAGCTGCCCGATTCTCTTTCCACCGGCAGCAGCATAATGCCGCACAAGAAGAATCCGGATATGGCAGAACACATCAGGGGGAAGAGTTCTTCGCTCTTCTCCGCCCTTTTCGAAGTGATGTCCATACTGAAATCCCTGCCCGTGGGCTACGCGAGCGATATGCAGCATACAAAGAGACCGCTTTTCAGATCATTTGATACGCTATCCTCGATGCTTTCAATGGTTTCCGCACTGCTGACGGGCGTCAGATTCAACAGCGAGGCGCTGCGCCTGTCAGCTTCTGACGATTTTTCCTTTTCGGTGGAAGCCGTGGACATGCTGGTGAGGGCGGGCATGCCCTTCAGGGAGGCTCATGAAACAGTAGGCAGGGCGGTGAAAGCATCGCTCGACTCCGGCAGGAGTTTCAGGGAGACGCTTTCGGAACAGGGAACCATCCTGCCTGCAGGCGCTTCCGAGGCGATAGAGATGAGATCGTCCAGGGGAGGCAGCAGCAGCGCTCGAATTACAGAACAGCTTCGCGACGCCGCCGAAGCGCTCGCTGCCGAACAGGCATGGGTCCGGCGGGAGACCGGCAGACTGTCGTCGATTGAACGCAGGCTGCTTCGATGA
- a CDS encoding argininosuccinate synthase, whose amino-acid sequence MRLKVHYLKSSKESKIAVLAYSGGLDTSVAIRWIKEKYSVDVITVSVDVGQKEDLKEGAERALSNGAIDAAVIDAKDEFAEDYVAPAIKANALYEGKYPLSTALARPLIAAKIADVAKKYGADYVAHGCTGKGNDQVRFEFTFAAMDPSLKVIAPIREWNMNREDEIEYAARHGIMLKKSQPSRFSTDENLWGRSIEGGELEDPSVEPPEEIYEWTSHQDLWPDTPARITLGFSKGVPVSLNGSRMKLSRLIREVTAVAGLNGVGRIDHVEDRFVGIKSRENYECPAATVILQAHRALESLVLSREVNLFKPLVEAKFSELVYNGMWFTELRTAIESFLDKTQEHVTGEVKVMLFKGKSTVTGTSSEYSKYESRLSTYGRGDTFDQKAAEGFIYIAGLPMRGTAAGELKKADVRKETLERKVQR is encoded by the coding sequence ATGCGCTTGAAGGTGCATTATTTGAAGTCATCAAAGGAAAGCAAAATCGCCGTCCTGGCATACTCGGGCGGTCTGGATACGAGTGTGGCTATACGGTGGATCAAAGAAAAGTACTCTGTTGATGTGATTACTGTATCTGTGGACGTTGGCCAGAAGGAGGATCTGAAGGAAGGCGCAGAAAGAGCTCTTTCGAACGGGGCCATCGACGCGGCCGTCATCGATGCTAAGGATGAATTCGCAGAAGACTACGTTGCTCCGGCAATTAAAGCGAATGCGCTATATGAGGGCAAGTACCCTCTCAGCACCGCGCTCGCAAGGCCCCTTATTGCGGCGAAGATAGCGGATGTGGCGAAGAAGTACGGGGCGGATTATGTAGCCCACGGCTGCACGGGGAAGGGCAACGATCAGGTGCGTTTTGAATTCACGTTCGCCGCCATGGACCCTTCTCTGAAGGTCATAGCACCAATCCGTGAATGGAACATGAACAGGGAGGATGAGATTGAGTACGCAGCCAGGCACGGCATCATGCTGAAGAAATCTCAGCCGTCCAGATTCAGCACAGACGAGAATCTCTGGGGTCGGAGCATCGAGGGAGGCGAGCTGGAAGACCCCTCCGTCGAACCGCCGGAGGAAATATATGAATGGACGTCGCATCAGGATCTCTGGCCGGACACTCCGGCCCGAATCACTTTAGGATTCTCAAAGGGCGTGCCTGTATCGCTCAACGGCAGCAGGATGAAGCTGTCGAGGCTGATAAGGGAGGTCACCGCCGTTGCCGGTCTGAACGGCGTCGGCAGAATAGATCATGTCGAGGACAGGTTTGTGGGCATCAAGTCGAGGGAGAATTATGAGTGCCCTGCTGCAACGGTAATACTACAGGCACACAGGGCGCTGGAGAGTCTCGTACTGTCAAGGGAAGTCAATCTGTTCAAGCCGCTCGTGGAGGCGAAGTTCTCCGAACTCGTCTATAACGGTATGTGGTTCACCGAGCTCAGAACCGCAATTGAGTCATTTCTGGACAAAACGCAGGAGCATGTTACCGGTGAAGTGAAGGTCATGCTGTTCAAGGGAAAATCAACGGTCACCGGCACTTCTTCTGAATATTCGAAGTACGAGTCGAGACTCTCCACATACGGCAGGGGCGACACATTTGATCAGAAGGCTGCGGAAGGTTTCATCTATATTGCAGGACTCCCTATGAGGGGAACGGCAGCCGGGGAGTTGAAAAAGGCGGATGTCAGAAAAGAAACTCTGGAGCGGAAGGTTCAGCGATAG
- a CDS encoding ACT domain-containing protein gives MTEKTSAEITRDYIGQHPSIMDCLSYDVVNFSALARKIMEETGAKNEEAVMVACRRFQQELHNRKAREMNIMATIRNSRVRMKSKVSIIAARNEPRTLQALQRIQQNALSRNNSMFTVQQGSKVLTIILDEEMVEETLAILDRDLVTEIIHRLSEITVQSPESIVGTPGVLVRFSSALAEEGINCLEVVSCNTESTFVVSESDVLRAYNILSRLVS, from the coding sequence TTGACCGAGAAGACTTCAGCGGAGATCACCAGGGATTACATAGGTCAGCATCCAAGCATAATGGACTGCCTGTCATACGATGTTGTTAATTTTTCTGCGCTCGCCAGAAAGATAATGGAGGAGACAGGCGCTAAAAACGAAGAGGCAGTCATGGTGGCCTGCAGGCGCTTTCAGCAGGAGTTACACAACCGCAAGGCCAGAGAAATGAATATAATGGCGACCATCCGCAACAGCCGCGTGCGGATGAAGTCAAAAGTTTCCATTATTGCCGCACGGAACGAGCCCAGGACGCTTCAGGCTCTCCAGCGCATACAGCAGAATGCGCTGTCTAGAAACAACAGCATGTTTACTGTGCAGCAGGGGAGCAAGGTGCTGACGATAATTCTTGACGAGGAGATGGTTGAAGAAACGCTCGCAATCCTCGACAGGGATCTTGTGACTGAGATCATACACAGGCTGAGTGAAATAACGGTCCAGAGTCCGGAATCCATTGTGGGGACGCCTGGCGTGCTCGTTCGATTTTCTTCGGCACTGGCGGAGGAAGGAATAAACTGCCTTGAAGTGGTGAGCTGTAACACCGAATCCACGTTCGTTGTCAGCGAGTCCGACGTGCTCAGGGCATACAATATTCTCAGCCGTCTGGTGAGCTGA
- a CDS encoding acetylornithine transaminase: MAQKYGFEMAHTEHQKGGDLLSVYKRQNVSFVRGKGARLWDTSGKEYVDFVGGIAVNVVGHGNPKLVAAICNQASNLIHTSNLYEVENQAKLASRLAKVFRGRQMKSFFCNSGAEANEAALKFAVKATGRKKFIAAHNSFHGRTLMALSVTGQPKYWKGFEPLIYGNVDFFDYGSASSLRSKLDGDVAAVIIEPIQGEGGVVVPPEGFLSEISEAVHANGSLLIMDEVQTGMGRTGRMFAHQWEKQCSPDIVTVAKGLAGGVPIGAVILNAQTAERINAGDHGSTFGGNPLASAAALATLDIIESDGFMDSVLRKGDALTSGITESFAGRPFFETVRGRGLMIGVQLNAEYAKKFAEFAFSRGFLVNVAHDSVVRLVPPLVVTEDDIAAFVAMTKSFVTTVK; the protein is encoded by the coding sequence ATGGCACAGAAATACGGGTTTGAAATGGCTCATACAGAGCATCAGAAAGGCGGAGACCTTTTGTCCGTTTACAAAAGGCAGAACGTCTCCTTCGTGCGTGGAAAGGGCGCCAGACTGTGGGACACTTCAGGTAAAGAGTATGTCGATTTTGTCGGCGGCATCGCCGTCAACGTCGTCGGTCACGGCAATCCGAAGCTCGTTGCGGCGATATGCAACCAGGCGAGCAATCTCATACACACATCCAATCTTTATGAAGTGGAAAACCAGGCGAAGCTCGCGTCAAGACTCGCGAAGGTTTTCCGCGGAAGGCAGATGAAATCATTCTTCTGCAACAGCGGTGCGGAGGCGAATGAAGCTGCGCTGAAGTTTGCGGTCAAGGCCACCGGCAGGAAGAAGTTCATTGCAGCCCACAACTCTTTTCACGGAAGAACTCTTATGGCCCTGTCTGTCACTGGACAGCCGAAATACTGGAAAGGTTTCGAGCCGCTCATCTATGGAAATGTGGATTTCTTCGATTACGGCTCCGCATCCTCGCTCAGGTCAAAACTTGACGGAGATGTAGCCGCAGTGATTATCGAACCAATTCAGGGAGAAGGCGGTGTGGTCGTGCCGCCCGAAGGCTTCCTCAGTGAAATAAGCGAAGCCGTGCATGCAAATGGTTCTCTTCTCATCATGGATGAAGTTCAGACGGGCATGGGAAGGACCGGCAGGATGTTTGCGCATCAGTGGGAGAAGCAATGCTCACCGGACATAGTCACCGTCGCAAAGGGCCTGGCCGGGGGTGTGCCAATCGGCGCTGTCATTCTTAACGCTCAAACAGCGGAGCGCATCAACGCCGGCGACCACGGTTCGACCTTCGGCGGAAACCCGCTTGCTTCCGCGGCGGCACTCGCTACGCTGGATATTATCGAAAGTGACGGATTCATGGACAGCGTCTTGAGGAAGGGCGATGCGCTGACATCGGGTATTACGGAATCGTTCGCCGGCAGGCCATTTTTCGAAACAGTCCGCGGCAGAGGACTGATGATTGGTGTGCAGCTGAATGCCGAATACGCAAAAAAATTCGCGGAATTCGCGTTCAGCAGGGGCTTCCTCGTAAATGTGGCACACGATTCGGTGGTCAGACTGGTGCCACCGCTCGTTGTCACGGAGGATGATATCGCCGCCTTCGTTGCGATGACAAAGAGTTTCGTGACCACGGTCAAGTGA
- the argB gene encoding acetylglutamate kinase produces MSGLTRHTQLRNDDVTVIKFGGAAIQSASAIDEIATAVGEGLTRGGRIVIVNGGGKEIDELCKRLSIETAKAGGLRITTPDVLEAVQMSLSKKSAEIALSLTRLGITAIPLPAFSGGMVTCRRRERSNDGIDLGLVGQIVSVNRKILDALFDMKAVPVIYPLCADGSGTLYNVNADEVASSVASALRASTLLLMTDVPGIIVNANVLKSIRYEDIRPLLASGDIRDGMLPKINAAGSAVMSGVERVCIMGSRPDSLSAFFREGILNGTEIRV; encoded by the coding sequence ATGTCAGGATTAACTCGGCATACACAACTTAGGAATGATGACGTTACCGTCATAAAATTCGGCGGCGCCGCAATACAATCAGCAAGTGCCATCGACGAAATTGCCACGGCTGTGGGAGAAGGTCTGACACGGGGTGGCCGTATCGTCATAGTGAACGGCGGCGGGAAAGAGATTGACGAGCTCTGCAAACGACTGTCGATTGAGACGGCCAAAGCCGGCGGCCTCCGCATAACGACGCCGGATGTGCTGGAAGCAGTTCAGATGTCTCTCTCAAAGAAGTCCGCTGAGATTGCACTTTCGCTTACGAGACTGGGCATTACGGCCATTCCTCTTCCTGCGTTTTCCGGCGGAATGGTTACATGCAGACGCAGGGAGCGCTCGAACGACGGTATAGATTTAGGGCTCGTAGGGCAGATTGTTTCCGTCAACAGAAAGATACTGGATGCTCTATTCGACATGAAGGCCGTTCCGGTCATTTATCCGCTCTGTGCCGACGGTTCCGGCACGCTGTATAATGTAAATGCTGACGAAGTTGCCTCGTCCGTAGCCTCGGCGCTCCGTGCATCAACGCTGCTGCTCATGACGGATGTGCCCGGCATAATTGTCAACGCCAATGTGCTGAAAAGCATACGTTATGAAGATATACGCCCTCTGCTCGCGAGCGGAGATATCCGCGACGGGATGTTGCCAAAGATCAATGCCGCGGGCAGTGCAGTGATGTCTGGCGTGGAAAGAGTCTGTATAATGGGCAGCAGGCCGGACAGCCTGTCTGCATTTTTCAGGGAGGGAATTCTGAATGGCACAGAAATACGGGTTTGA
- the argJ gene encoding bifunctional glutamate N-acetyltransferase/amino-acid acetyltransferase ArgJ, translated as MKVIEGGVTAPAGFSASAGRGGLRKSGKNDIALIYSGKVCNTAAVFTSNRLKAAPVLVTASIISAGKRRINGAVINSGNANALTGVRGIRDAKQMGAYAAKLLGVPAGKMTVFSTGVIGQFLPMKKVYAGIKDAVSSLSDSLSAGTKAAEAIMTTDKTRKEVAVEQTLSDGRRIRIGGMTKGSGMIAPDMKGLHATTLTFVTTDAPVSSRYLQKCLDSYIEDTLNMVCIDGDQSTNDSVLVLSNGSAGGPSIRNDPMFEEAFGYVMHQLARMLAMDGEGETKLLTVEVNGARNVQQARLAARAVVKSNLVKCAVFGGDPNVGRVAAALGSSGCDIDFSKLDVSIGEDRKYPVISSGIVSDKPGRAANLMRKREVKFTIELHKGKGSAVALGCDMSYGYVRINSAYTT; from the coding sequence TTGAAAGTAATAGAAGGCGGCGTTACCGCGCCGGCAGGTTTTTCCGCCTCGGCGGGAAGAGGAGGGCTGAGAAAGTCGGGAAAGAACGACATTGCCCTGATTTACTCGGGAAAGGTCTGCAACACCGCAGCTGTGTTCACATCAAACAGGCTCAAGGCTGCACCTGTCCTTGTCACTGCCTCCATTATTTCTGCCGGGAAGCGCAGAATCAACGGCGCTGTCATCAACAGCGGAAACGCCAATGCACTGACAGGCGTGAGGGGGATTAGAGACGCAAAGCAGATGGGCGCATATGCGGCAAAGCTTCTCGGCGTCCCTGCCGGAAAAATGACCGTTTTCTCCACAGGAGTAATCGGCCAGTTTCTTCCGATGAAGAAGGTCTATGCAGGCATCAAGGACGCCGTTTCCTCTCTGTCCGATTCTCTTTCCGCGGGCACAAAGGCGGCAGAAGCCATAATGACAACTGACAAAACCAGAAAGGAGGTTGCCGTTGAACAGACACTTTCCGATGGCCGCAGGATAAGAATAGGAGGCATGACCAAAGGTTCAGGAATGATTGCTCCGGATATGAAGGGTCTTCACGCAACGACTCTGACCTTTGTAACAACGGATGCTCCCGTTTCCAGCCGCTATCTCCAGAAGTGTCTTGACAGTTACATTGAGGACACATTAAACATGGTCTGCATCGACGGAGATCAGAGCACAAATGATTCTGTGCTTGTGCTGTCCAACGGTTCTGCAGGCGGACCCTCCATTCGCAACGATCCGATGTTCGAAGAAGCCTTTGGTTATGTCATGCACCAGCTCGCGCGCATGCTTGCCATGGATGGCGAGGGAGAGACGAAGCTGCTGACGGTAGAAGTCAACGGTGCAAGAAATGTGCAGCAGGCAAGACTCGCCGCAAGAGCCGTGGTCAAATCAAATCTGGTAAAGTGTGCGGTCTTTGGCGGCGATCCCAACGTTGGCCGCGTAGCCGCGGCACTGGGCAGCTCGGGTTGCGATATCGATTTTTCAAAACTCGATGTATCGATAGGCGAAGACAGGAAATATCCTGTGATTTCGTCCGGCATAGTTTCGGATAAACCCGGAAGGGCCGCGAATCTGATGAGGAAGAGGGAAGTGAAATTCACAATCGAATTGCACAAGGGAAAGGGCAGCGCTGTAGCGCTGGGATGTGATATGAGTTATGGTTATGTCAGGATTAACTCGGCATACACAACTTAG
- the argC gene encoding N-acetyl-gamma-glutamyl-phosphate reductase — translation MHISEARRAGVFGIGGYTGNELLRIIAGHPGLELSFAQSASMAGKKIRSIYPWLNSEVVVSGREDFGEADGMDVAFLCMPAGASMKTVPKLIEAGVRVVDLGPDYRLHPASLFEQTYGMQHLDAVNLENSVYGLPEINRRMISEASIVANPGCYPTAALLSLLPIASLISGPVIIDAKSGTSGAGKEPSQFTHHSEIAGNIAPYNVNRHRHMPEIRGLLDEAAGRKVSLTFVPHLVPIIRGIEETIYLPGTDAGEVGKKLASFYSDSPFVRAGIEGSLNMVSGTNHCVIDVRSTQDGTILLVFIDNLMKGASGQAVQNANIMLNLPETSGLLAGPTGVGR, via the coding sequence ATGCACATATCTGAAGCCAGAAGAGCCGGCGTGTTCGGTATCGGCGGTTATACGGGAAACGAGCTACTGCGCATTATCGCCGGCCATCCTGGTCTCGAATTGTCGTTTGCACAATCGGCGAGCATGGCGGGCAAAAAAATCCGTAGCATCTATCCGTGGCTCAACAGTGAGGTTGTAGTTTCCGGCAGGGAGGACTTCGGCGAGGCGGACGGAATGGATGTGGCTTTCCTGTGCATGCCCGCAGGTGCGTCCATGAAGACAGTCCCGAAACTGATAGAAGCGGGCGTACGGGTTGTGGATCTCGGACCGGACTACAGACTGCACCCTGCTTCGCTCTTTGAACAGACGTACGGAATGCAGCATCTCGACGCGGTCAATCTCGAGAACAGCGTTTACGGGCTGCCTGAAATTAACAGGCGCATGATTTCCGAAGCAAGCATAGTCGCGAATCCAGGGTGCTATCCAACTGCAGCGCTGCTTTCGCTTCTTCCGATCGCGTCCTTAATCTCGGGGCCAGTTATCATAGATGCCAAGAGCGGCACGTCCGGCGCAGGAAAAGAGCCGTCGCAGTTCACACACCATTCGGAGATCGCAGGAAACATAGCGCCGTATAACGTTAACAGGCACAGGCACATGCCCGAGATAAGGGGCCTTCTTGACGAGGCGGCGGGAAGGAAAGTCAGTCTTACATTCGTCCCGCATCTTGTCCCGATCATACGGGGTATTGAAGAAACGATATATCTTCCAGGCACTGACGCGGGCGAAGTTGGAAAGAAGCTTGCTTCATTTTATTCGGATTCGCCGTTCGTACGTGCAGGTATTGAAGGGAGCCTGAACATGGTCAGCGGCACGAACCATTGCGTGATTGACGTCAGGAGCACACAGGACGGGACGATACTTCTCGTTTTCATTGATAATCTTATGAAAGGGGCCAGCGGGCAGGCCGTCCAGAACGCCAACATCATGCTGAACCTTCCGGAAACATCAGGGCTTCTGGCAGGCCCGACGGGCGTGGGTAGATAG